The Excalfactoria chinensis isolate bCotChi1 chromosome 30, bCotChi1.hap2, whole genome shotgun sequence genome has a window encoding:
- the LOC140263427 gene encoding olfactory receptor 14J1-like, which produces MSNSSSISEFLLLPLADTRQLQLLHFWLLLGIYLAALLGNGLISTAVACDRRLHTPMYFFLLNLALLDLGCISTTLPKAMANALWDTRAISYAGCAAQLFFFVFFFSAEYYLLTIMSYDRYVAICKPLHYGTLMDSRACATMAAAAWGAGLLNSLLHTASTFSLPLCQGNVVNQFFCEVPQILKLSCSASYLREVVFLIFSASLAFGCFVFIIVSYVQIFFAVLRMPSEQGRHKAFSTCLPHLAVVSLFVSTGIFANLKAPSISSPLLDLTVTAMYSVIPPTLNPIIYCMRNREIKHALRKVLQYTLFQLL; this is translated from the coding sequence atgtccaacagcagctccatcagcgagttcctcctgctgccgttggcagacacgcggcagctgcagctcctgcacttctggctcttgctgggcatctacctggctgccctcctgggcaacggcctcatcagcacagccgtagcctgcgaccgccgcctgcacacccccatgtacttcttcctgctcaacctggccctcctcgacctgggctgcatctccaccactctccccaaagccatggccaacgccctctgggacaccagggccatctcctacgcaggatgtgctgcacagctctttttctttgtcttcttcttctcagcagagtattaccttctcaccatcatgtcctatgaccgctacgttgccatctgcaagcccctgcactacgggaccttgatggacagcagagcttgtgccaccatggcagcagctgcctggggcgctgggcttctcaattccctgctgcacactgccagtacgttttcactgcctctctgccaaggcaatgttgtcaaccagtttttctgtgaggtcccccagatcctcaagctctcctgctcagcctcctacctcagggaagttgtgtttctcatttttagtgccagtttagcatttggctgctttgttttcataattgtgtcctatgtgcagatcttctttgcagtgctgaggatgccctctgagcagggacggcacaaagccttctccacgtgcctccctcacctggccgtggtctccctgtttgtcAGCACTGGCATTTTTGCCAACCTTAAGGCCCCCTCCATTtcttccccactcctggatctgacagtgaCAGCTATGTACTCAGTGattcctccaacactgaaccctattatctactgcatgaggaacagggagatcaagcatgctctcaggaaggtgttgcaataCACACTATTCCAGCTTCTATAA
- the LOC140263396 gene encoding olfactory receptor 14J1-like, with protein MPNSSSISEFLLLPLADTRQLQLLHFWLLLGIYLAALLGNGLISTAVACDRRLHTPMYFFLLNLALLDLGCISTTLPRAMANALWDTRAISYTGCAAQVFFFLFFISAEFSLLTIMSYDRYVAICKPLHYGTLMDSRACATMAAAAWGTGVLYSLLHTASTFSLPLCQGNVVNQFFCEIPQILKLSCSGSYLREVVLLFFGASLGFGCFVFIVVSYVQIFLAVLRMPSEQGRHKAFSTCLPHLAVVSLFLSTAFFANLKPPSISSPLLDLTMSFLYSVVPPAVNPLIYSMRNQKVKDAVWKVITKCVSQTFDCPSFGIHDMKCSFLLHSRMHPIRFHGFMDLSAAKTLMDNLIPD; from the exons atgcccaacagcagctccatcagcgagttcctcctgctgccgttggcagacacgcggcagctgcagctcctgcacttctggctcttgctgggcatctacctggctgccctcctgggcaacggcctcatcagcacagccgtagcctgcgaccgccgcctgcacacccccatgtacttcttcctgctcaacctggccctcctcgacctgggctgcatctccaccactctccccagagccatggccaacgccctctgggacaccagggccatctcctacacaggatgtgctgcacaggtttttttctttctcttcttcatctcagcagagttttcccttctcaccatcatgtcctatgaccgctacgttgccatctgcaagcccctgcactacgggaccttgatggacagcagagcttgtgccaccatggcagcagctgcctggggcactggggttctctattccctgctgcacactgccagtacgttttcactgcctctctgccaaggcaatgttgtcaaccagtttttctgtgaaatcccccagatcctcaagctctcctgctcaggctcctacctcagggaagttgtgcttctcttttttgGTGCCAGTTTaggctttggctgctttgttttcatagtggtgtcctatgtgcagatcttccttgctgtgctgaggatgccctctgagcagggaaggcacaaagccttctccacgtgcctccctcacctggctgtggtctccctcttcctcagcactgcattttttgccaACCTGAAGCCCCcatccatttcctccccactcctggatctgacaatg TCCT ttctgtactcagtggtgcctccagcagtgaatcccctcatctacagcatgaggaaccagAAAGTCAAGGATGCAGTATGGAAAGTGATTACCAAATGTGTTTCACAAACATTCGACTGCCCGTCTTTTGGAATTCATGACATGAAATGCAGCTTCTTACTG cactcacggatgcaccccatcaggttCCATGGCTTTATGGACCTTAGTGCTGCCAAGACACTCATGGACAACCTcatccctgactaa